Below is a genomic region from Ammonifex degensii KC4.
ACCGGGCTCGCCGATGGACTGGGCCGCAATGATCCCTACCGCCTCGCCGATCTCCACCAAGAAGCCGGTACCGAGGTCGCGGCCGTAGCAGCGAGCGCAAACCCCGTGCCGAGTGCGGCAGGTGAGCACCGAGCGGATCTTTACCTTCTTTATACCGGCCGCTGTGATCTTCTCCACCGCTTCTTCGTCTATCTCTTCGCCCTTGGCGCAGATAAGCGTCCCTTTTTGCGGATCCACTATGTCCTCCGCCGCAATGCGGCCCAGGATCCGGTCAGCCAGGGGCTCTATAACCTCATTGCCGTCGCGGATGTCTTCCACTTCAATGTAATCGTCGGTGCCACAATCCTCCTCCCGCACGATCACATCCTGGGCCACGTCCACCAGCCGCCGGGTGAGGTACCCGGAGTCAGCGGTGCGCAAGGCAGTGTCGGCCAGTCCTTTGCGGGCGCCGTGGGTAGAAATGAAGTACTCCAGCACGGTAAGCCCTTCGCGGAAGCTCGCCCTGATGGGTACCTCAATGATCCGCCCCGAGGGATCGGCCATGAGCCCCCGCATGCCAGCCAACTGCCTTATCTGCTGGATGTTACCCCGCGCGCCGGATATAGCCATCATGTAGACGGGGTTGAACTGGTCGAGCTTTTCCACCAGCAGGTTCTTAATCCGCTCGGTCACAGCGCTCCATATGCCGATGACCTTACGGTAACGCTCTTCCTTGGTAATGAGCCCCCGCCGGTACTGCCGTTCGACCTCCTCCACCTCTTTTTCCGCCTGGGCCAATATCTCCGGCTTCTCCCCCGGCACTTCGAGGTCTTCCAGACCAATGGTCAAACCCGCCCTGGTGGCAAAGCGAAAGCCCAGCTCCTTTATGTTGTCCAGGAACTCGGCCGTCTTGGCAAACCCCAGCCGGCGGTAGCAGCGGTCAATGATCTCCACCAGGAGCTTCTTATCTGTCACCTCGCTCAGGATGCGCTGGGCAAGCGAGGTAAGTACCCGGTTTCCTTCCTCGTCCTGCTTAATTAGCAAGGCTTCCGGCACTGCCTGGAAGAAGATAAGCCTACCAGGGGTGGTTTCCAGCCAGCGCCCCGGCAGTTTTATCCCCGGCAGGCGCACCTTTATCCGCGCCAGGAGAGGTACAAGACCCATCTCGTAAGCCCGGATGGCGTCGTCCGGGTCGGCAAAGAACCGGTCCTCCACGAACTCTCCCGGCTTCTCTAAGGTGAGGTAGTAAATGCCGATCACCATGTCCTGGGTGGGAATGGTGATGGGCTTGCCGTCTTTGGGGCAGAGGATATTGTTGGTGGAAAGCATGAGGAGCCGGGCTTCGGCCTGGGCCTCTGCCGAAAGGGGCACGTGCACTGCCATCTGGTCGCCGTCGAAGTCGGCGTTGTAGGCAGTGCAGACCAGGGGATGGATCTGGATGGCCCTTCCTTCCACCAGGACCGGTTCAAAAGCCTGGATGCTCAGGCGGTGCAGGGTGGGAGCGCGGTTCAAGAGCACGGGGTGGTCCTTCACCACCTCTTCCAAGACACCCCAGACCTCAGGCCGCATGCGCTCCACCATGCGCTTGGCGCTCTTGATGTTGTGGGCCAGTCCCTTCTTCACAAGCTTGTGCATCACAAAGGGCTTGAAAAGCTCCAAAGCCATTTCCCGCGGCAGGCCGCACTGGTGAAGCTTGAGTGTGGGCCCGACCACGATGACCGAGCGGCCGGAGTAGTCCACCCGCTTCCCCAGGAGGTTCTGCCGGAAGCGTCCCTGCTTGCCCTTGAGCATGTCGCTCAAAGACTTCAAGGGGCGGTTGCCGGGGCCGGTAACCGGCCGCCCCCGCCGGCCATTATCGATAAGGGCATCCACCGCCTCCTGCAGCATGCGCTTCTCGTTGCGCACGATGATGTCGGGCGCCCCCAGCTCCAAGAGGCGCTTGAGGCGGTTGTTCCGGTTTATCACCCGGCGGTAAAGGTCGTTGAGGTCGGAGGTGGCAAAGCGCCCGCCGTCCAGCTGCACCATGGGACGGAGCTCCGGCGGGATGACCGGCAGCACCTCCAGGATCATCCACTCAGGCCGGTTGCCCGACTTGCGGAAGGCCTCCACCACCTCCAGGCGTCTTATGGCCCTTACCCGCCGTTGCCCCGTGCTCTCCTTAATCTCTTGCCGGAGCTCCTGGGCGAGCTGGTCGAGATCGATTTCTGCCAAGAGCTCCTTTATGGCCTCCGCCCCCATGCCGACCCGGAAGGAGTCCCCGTACTTCTCCCGGTACTCCCGGTACTCCGCGTCGGTCAGTAGCTGCTTCTTCACCAGGGGAGTGTCCCCCGGGTCGAGCACTATGTAGTTGACAAAGTATAACACCTTCTCCAGGGCCCGGGGGGACATGTCTAGGAGCAGGCCCATGCGGCTAGGAATTCCCTTGAAGTACCATATATGGGAAACTGGAGCAGCAAGCTCAATGTGCCCCAGGCGCTCGCGGCGCACCTTGGCCCGCGTCACTTCCACTCCGCAGCGGTCGCAGATAACCCCTTTGTACCTCACCCGCTTGTACTTGCCGCAGTAGCACTCCCAGTCCTTGGTGGGACCGAAAATGCGCTCACAAAAGAGGCCGTCGCGCTCGGGCTTCAGCGTCCGGTAGTTGATGGTTTCCGGTTTTTTCACTTCGCCGTGCGACCAGGCCCGGATCTGCTCAGGTGAAGCCAGCCCTATGCGTATGCGGTCAAAA
It encodes:
- the rpoC gene encoding DNA-directed RNA polymerase subunit beta' → MLELDRFDRIRIGLASPEQIRAWSHGEVKKPETINYRTLKPERDGLFCERIFGPTKDWECYCGKYKRVRYKGVICDRCGVEVTRAKVRRERLGHIELAAPVSHIWYFKGIPSRMGLLLDMSPRALEKVLYFVNYIVLDPGDTPLVKKQLLTDAEYREYREKYGDSFRVGMGAEAIKELLAEIDLDQLAQELRQEIKESTGQRRVRAIRRLEVVEAFRKSGNRPEWMILEVLPVIPPELRPMVQLDGGRFATSDLNDLYRRVINRNNRLKRLLELGAPDIIVRNEKRMLQEAVDALIDNGRRGRPVTGPGNRPLKSLSDMLKGKQGRFRQNLLGKRVDYSGRSVIVVGPTLKLHQCGLPREMALELFKPFVMHKLVKKGLAHNIKSAKRMVERMRPEVWGVLEEVVKDHPVLLNRAPTLHRLSIQAFEPVLVEGRAIQIHPLVCTAYNADFDGDQMAVHVPLSAEAQAEARLLMLSTNNILCPKDGKPITIPTQDMVIGIYYLTLEKPGEFVEDRFFADPDDAIRAYEMGLVPLLARIKVRLPGIKLPGRWLETTPGRLIFFQAVPEALLIKQDEEGNRVLTSLAQRILSEVTDKKLLVEIIDRCYRRLGFAKTAEFLDNIKELGFRFATRAGLTIGLEDLEVPGEKPEILAQAEKEVEEVERQYRRGLITKEERYRKVIGIWSAVTERIKNLLVEKLDQFNPVYMMAISGARGNIQQIRQLAGMRGLMADPSGRIIEVPIRASFREGLTVLEYFISTHGARKGLADTALRTADSGYLTRRLVDVAQDVIVREEDCGTDDYIEVEDIRDGNEVIEPLADRILGRIAAEDIVDPQKGTLICAKGEEIDEEAVEKITAAGIKKVKIRSVLTCRTRHGVCARCYGRDLGTGFLVEIGEAVGIIAAQSIGEPGTQLTMRTFHTGGVAGEDITQGLPRVEELFEARRPRGQAIIAEAPGVVEVREVKGRREIELVKDDGERVVYQVPFGARIKVKTGDRVEAGDELTEGSVNPHDLLRIKGMKAAQLYLLREVQRVYRMQGVEINDKHIEIIIRQMSKKIKVEDPGDTELLPGSLVDWYEFEDENARVEAQGGQKAVGRPVILGITKASLATDSFLAAASFQETTRVLTDAAIKGKVDPLIGLKENVIIGKLIPAGTGLNRYRSIKVVAEEEKKAAAEEA